Proteins from a genomic interval of Neodiprion lecontei isolate iyNeoLeco1 chromosome 2, iyNeoLeco1.1, whole genome shotgun sequence:
- the LOC107218103 gene encoding uncharacterized protein LOC107218103: MEDFEDNNEEDQACWNVTQDDSYTVLTGKYESMNPDCLEDEDDEQNDFLEKYLLSMSPIIEKNTEVRGEKGKKGTLRTMPRRLHDVSVKCSDSTEEIVGTPSEVALRLSDAIQHYLPRRKTKIEKEVSKEAAVCLDEEFGKDEESAVNNCPDEEPPCPPEPPGCPGTYDRIRKMNVPCAAAPTIREIALGRKVRRPRGVVPTEESFEQSYSAQPIDKVKPSSDKDGCCCAKKKKREGHKSPPPPPKSCCTTRPTRSNKNVTFTL; the protein is encoded by the exons ATGGAGGACTTCGAAGATAACAATGAGGAGGATCAGGCATGCTGGA atGTCACGCAGGACGATTCCTACACCGTATTGACCGGAAAATACGAATCAATGAATCCTGATTGCCTAGaagacgaggacgacgagCAGAAtgattttttagaaaaatatc TGCTGTCGATGAGTCCGATAATCGAGAAGAACACCGAGGTTCGAGGTG AAAAGGGAAAGAAGGGAACGTTGAGAACGATGCCAAGAAGACTGCATGACGTCAGCGTCAAGTGCAGCGATTCGA CCGAAGAGAtagtcggaacaccgtcggaGGTTGCCTTGAGATTGAGCGATGCGATCCAGCATTATTTACCGCGGAGAAAGACAAAAATCGAGAAAGAAGTGAGCAAGGAAGCAGCTGTTTGTCTGGACGAGGAATTCGGAAAAG ACGAAGAATCAGCTGTAAATAATTGTCCCGATGAGGAACCGCCTTGCCCTCCCGAACCTCCTGGCTGTCCGGGAACCTACGATCGAATTCGTAAAATGAATGTTCCATGCGCCGCTGCGCCTACCATACGCGAGATCGCTCTTGGCAGAAAAGTGCGACGTCCACGGGGTGTCGTACCGACCGAGGAGAGCTTCGAACAGAGTTACAGTGCTCAGCCG atTGACAAAGTTAAACCAAGTAGTGATAAGGATGGTTGTTGCTGTgccaagaagaagaaacgggAAGGGCACAAATCACCACCGCCTCCTCCAAAATCTTGCTGCACTACACGGCCGACAAGATCTAACAAAAATGTTACATTTACACTATGA